The proteins below come from a single Leptidea sinapis chromosome Z, ilLepSina1.1, whole genome shotgun sequence genomic window:
- the LOC126979131 gene encoding peroxiredoxin-6 isoform X2: MKLGMIDKDELDSHGMPLSARAVFIIDANKKFRLSLLYPATTGRNFDEILRVIDSLQLTENNKVATPADWKVGDDCMVLPVVPQDKVAEMFPQGVTVVKLPSEKEYLRKTPCPNKSSF, from the exons ATGAAGTTAGGAATGATTGATAAGGATGAACTGGACTCCCATGGAATGCCTTTAAGTGCTCGGgctgtttttattattgatgCAAACAAAAAATTCCGCCTATCGCTGTTGTACCCAGCTACTACTGGAAGAAATTTcga TGAAATACTTCGTGTAATTGACTCCCTTCAACTAACTGAGAATAATAAAGTGGCCACACCTGCAGATTGGAAG GTGGGCGATGACTGCATGGTTCTTCCCGTCGTACCTCAAGATAAAGTGGCTGAAATGTTCCCCCAAGGTGTAACTGTAGTTAAACTACCCTCCGAGAAGGAATACCTGCGCAAGACCCCTTGTCCAAATAAAAG